The sequence ATGCATTTTGTTTGGATCGGTTCAGGCCCGAGTCGTCACACATCACCTAATTTCCAAATCAAtcgcaaaacaaaacaaatattttcgatatagtatatataatataacatttataGCAAGTGAATTCTTACTGTTTGCTCTCTTCTGAAGGGTGTCTTTGAAGATAGCTTGAGGGCTAAAAACATAGAGACACCACAATCTTATTAATCCACGATTACAAATTTAATTAGCTTATtaaatgtattaatttatattgaaacATACTAGAGGATGACTTCACTGTCACTGCCGGGAGCTTGGCCGGTGCTTGAACCGTCATAGTTCCCATTTCGGTAACTCCGATGGATCCTTCACTGGTCCCGGCAAAGTCTGCAATTATTATGAATATAATCCTTCATTTGCTTAAGTTCTTAACATTATTTCAAAGATGTTTCATCGTTTTATGctctaaaaacaaacaaaaatatagttaCCCTTGCTTTGCTTCTCATATCCAAGCCTGATCCACCAATCCTATTCATTAAAACCACAGTATATCAACCAGGTTCAATCAGTCCAAAGTCTTTCAACTTTCTAgtatattgttttaaaagttttaactCATACATATTCAAGAAAGCCTCAAGGAAGAGACGTTTAGaaacaagcaccaactcaaacacagaAGCAAAGATCAACCAAAATCATCCATCTACTAATATAGTAATATAGACTGAATATTATTTGACAGAGGTGAATGAAGAATTGTACGGACCATATGTACTCCCAATGATCTTCTCAGTGGAATCGGAGAGATCGAGATTGATCAAATCTGCAAGTGCCGACATTTTCTCTaggaatctaaaaaaaaaatttcgctTTGTTTTGTATAACACTAAAGAGATTCCTGCAAGTGTATATatagcgagagagagagaggtagtGTGTGCTTGACTACGCTATGAAAAATGGTTTTGGTTACAAGACGGAGAACGCGGAAAATATCAGGCTATTATTGGAAATGCGAATATCTGAAGATTCTGGTTGATTCTTGAATTACAAGATTCAATATTCGAAGAATCTTTTTTAAAACCAAAGTTGTTGACCTGATGTCCCGATAAagttatcatataaaatatctCACAGAACCAAGTTTCTCGTGTATAATACTACAATCACAAACTAGTATTTACGAAACTTTGAAATATgcatgtatattaaaaaaataattgacaGTTCTTTAGCAATAAATTAGGTCCACTCACTAAATCTTTATTAACTACGAAATTGAGATTTATCTTTGAGAATCTCTTGGAAATGTTTGTTCTCATGTGAATCCAaactaaataagaaaaaaatcaaaatattattttgtgccacaaaataatttagatattttccGCCCTCTATTTGGTTGCGTATAAAAATTTCTCTTCGATATTTTTTGGTGTGTGTGGATGATTTAACTTTTGAACCAACAATAGAGTTTGAATAATCACAATGAAAAAGATGATTGAGTTTACACTGAAAATACGGAAGATTTGAGTGGTGAGCCATAAGGAGTTCTTGGGATAGGTTCTTATCGGAATATAAAATCCGTCTCTTGAGatttaactaaaaaactaagaaccggttcttaaatatatatactactgtgaaaatggttaaaatatactataagtaattatatatttttagtcatTTAAATTCCTAAGATtgacttttgaattttttccgTGAACACAAAGAGAACAATCCAAAGATTTTCTCATTGCTTAAAATTTTGATCCTAGTATTACTATTTTTTGCTAAGTGGTCCAACACTTCAAGTATCATTTGCGGATTCTAATTAGGCTAAGTCTGGCTGATTATGTcccacaaataaataaaagtaactaatttaaaatacaaccaaAAGAATAATTTACATATCCGAAAAtaaaatctatacaaaaaaagaaaaatttcctACGATAGTCacgtttagtttattttcacaaaaaaaaacacaccaaaaaatgaccaaaaaaagttttaatgaaAGTAAATATATCATTATATCTTTATGGTTAACTAATATTAGACTAAAAACTAAAAGAGGTTTTAATGAAAGGTAAATATATCATTATACCTCtaagataaatataatttgaatttttttattattatttatatatctataaagcaATGTGTATATGAATCTTTGGTCTGTTTAATAAAATCTCTTTtggtctttttattttattttattgctcTTTTTCattgacaaaaaacttaaaaaatggtAGGAAaattgctgaaaaaaaacaaaatcaataacATTAACTTGTTTCAACGTACTCTAactagtttaatataatatttttgaagggtCTACCAAaaagatataatatttttgaaggagagtttaattatgtttgccaaagacatatatatatatatataaattaataagatGGTTATCAAATCCAAATTACAGAATAAATCAGTAGGTTTTTAAtcttagaaatataaaaagaaaataggaaatatatatatatatatatatcatgccTTTACAAAAATTATAGCTCTGAAGTCTGAGCAAATATTAGGTTTGTGATAATAACCAATTATTGCAATTGGTTGGTGGGTCATGTCCCgtgactttgtttttttttttaaaattttttttttgtcaatactCCTCTTATTTAATAACTACTAGGTGACCGGTCCGCACCTTGTGCGGACATAAGAACATGACCGGCCCGTACCATGTGTTCTCTCTCCGCCCGTACTTCACGACAGGGAACACAGTAACGTCAGTATGAAGAGgcagatattgtgtgtatgtataattgcaacgtcaaaaaatttttgtgtgtttacgaagatactttcattttaaaatggaataaatagtatatagttttagaagtaacagattttatattatcattaattagaattgtattgtatattttcgtaattctttattttaggtgaataatattatttttccataaataataaacaaacatttatgtagacatattaaaagaaaatataataaaaatcaaaatattatccataaataatataaattatgaagtatatttctcgataaagaaagcaaattcaattagaaacttgcaaaaaattaaataaattttgtaagcaatttgacgggttaacattatttgatagatttataaatttctaaattttattgaacatgaaataaaattaaattgacataccgtcatcggtctcttaactcatcacaacccatctagcaaatacaaaaaataaataattgcaacagtttatttattttaaaatttgtatttgaaaaaaaaaatagattaaaattacgtTCCGTGACTAcgaaatattctgaaaaacttgtttgtagacaacattcaatatttttgtcttcgGCTTCActtctttaccagttattaggattttaaatccagatctcgacttaactcttgaaagtgcaactttgccttgcattttgtaagcattttataatttattttaaaattgtgataaatttattctttaaacaacgataaataatttaaaaataatattaataaacatttttggattttgtaatatttaaaatagttattatataattatattcgaacacaattcatcaagtagagtataaaaatattataattatcttatataaaatttcgtttattgtattttatagtttataaatattaaaagtaataaataaaacattattaatctttctatgatttcgagaattagtttccataaattgttatttgtaatattcgttagattatatggcaagtgatgttaaatgattttagacttatcttaaatttttagatctaaattaaataaataaaaattaaaaacaatcgaccaatcaaattataacaatttcttgaaacttcacctatgaaCCCCAATCTGCGATAGATCAATCCATgagattcacaaaaaaaatctaaatctctTACAGGTTGGGTTACTTAAATGTAGATTTGTCAATTTGACATATATGCAGCATGTTGGTAAGTTGACCACGATTATTGGTGGAACTAATATCCGGTCTAATAAAAAAAGTAGCTGGTTCGATTATTAATTTTCTAGGTTTTTTGATTGCTTTGAAAATGACcttatgaattaaataaaaaatgcataagGCTCGCTTACTTATAAGATaatatattcaacaaaaaaaatgatataagatagtattactaaatgatactatGTAATACTTTCTCCGGactatattcaacaaaaaaagagaaagtacTAAAGAACCTCTTCAATAACTGCTTTAACTTGGCGAAGCTTCTCAGCATGTTCAAGGTCTTATGGATCACTATCACTCTCACGACCTggtatacatataaaaaaaggacCATATTGTCGTTACCAGTATTCAACACATGGAAAGGATAGATCAGACATGCTTTTTGGAGACAAGACACAAAGAGTTGAGTTCATGGTTCTACCTTGTATGGGAAACTAACATTCTTGTTGCATCTAATAGGTCTTGCAACTGAACTgcactttttagtttttttttacaaaagaaaaaaatatataaaacgaaTCAAAGCTCTGATAAAAGATGGATGACAGAAAAGCTGGAGCCTATCGCACCTCAGCTCTTGGCTTTCCACCATTGTACTTCAGCATCAGGTTTAAGTTTTTTCTTCTGTAACATTTAGTTTCACCTTCTGTTTTGGAGTTTGATCGCCAATGTCatgtaataacaaaattttaacagATAGAAGTATAGAGGAGATAAAGGTGATTTATATGCAAAGAAAACATACTGTCGAATAACATCAATGACACAACGTAACTCTTCTGAGTTCCCATTACCTTGGCGGGTTAGTCCTTTATTAGGCTGTACATTTTTATTGAACTTCCAAGGCAAAGTGGGTGGCAGAGTCGATGAAAGATGAGGAGCTTTGCGtctaaacatatttttcttagcacacaagcagcatcgtcttaataccttaatagtatgagaggagaaatttgtgaataatactttaaagaataaaaagagaatgtttgtattttaagaccttgggtgtctcctatatatatacagtcgatttatttctcatattaatgacgcataatattttgcacaataaataatgaaatcgtttaaataaatatattaaatgtgtattgtcaaaaaatgatttgcatatgatatgattttaaattgcgcaagtaatccatattagaaaagtaagttattaaaaataaacaacctaattagaaacattaaaatattttgtaagcaatgtaataaatatgatatcaacatgcgcaagtttaccgtttgaataataagaaaagtttttaatatttgtcttaattctaaatcttgcccaagggtaaactaaatcgataatatttaatgatttcaatttgcgcaagtaatccatattgtgaataagtgatttgcatatttaatgatttcaacttgcgcaagtaatccatattagaaaggtaagttattaaaaacaaacaacctaattagtaggggtggacactttacctgatatccgaagtggcacccgaacccgatccgaaaatgcatgtcaagttttctatttaaaaaattaacaaaaagttgcatccaatttttttaaaaaaataactaaattaatacctttttagttttaaatttttatgtccaaatctattaaccattcaatctattaaaaataaaaaattagttaactgaaagttatacttttaaatataagaaacttgagaaatgaaaattttaattttttttttcaaaatctaaatattcgaacccgatctgaaataaccgaatccaaactaaaaatacccgaacccgacccgaagtacagaaatacccgaacgggttctacacctctataccgaaatactcgaaaatccaaaatacccaacccgaacccgaacgcccacccctaataattagaaacattaaaatattttctaagcaaatgtaattaatatgatatcaacatgcgcaagtttactgtttgaataataaggaaagtttttaatatttgtcttagttctaaatcttgcccaaggttaaactaaatcgataattattatcccctagctatatatgggcttaacaaaatcgacaatagttttgggcttgtctacataagcgattgattaaaataaatgaaaaataaaattcaaaaaaatcaaccaatagaattataacaatttttctgaGAAGCTCTATATTAATGACAtgtcagcagaaatcactaaagtgacttctcttttaatgtataggagGATAGATATACGTATTAAAAATCGAAAGCTCTATATTTTCACTGGTGGGGGAGTGTAATCCTCTAATCACACATAGTCACAACTTGTATTTGATAGTGATGATATGTGGACCAATGGTTTGTTGTATCAATCCAAATGACATAAATGTTTTGTTCCTATCTTCCAACTATTAttacttttaaatataaactatttagtAATTTCCCTGGATCATACAATGTACACCACCATGCATGATTGATAACCGAATAGTAGTGTTTCCTACGAATATAGAAAGCTATATTTTGATTTGCATAATTACATGTATGCCACAGTTAGTAGAGTACAATGTATTAGCTATTAGTTTAGTGGTAGATCCGAAAATTTAAAGGTTTTTAACTTGaaagttttaaatcaaattCCCATTTCATAATAGCTATCAATTTCTTTGACGATTGTTGACTTGATAGGTCATCTTGTTTGTTGAATAGATGGTTAGAGTTTTTATGGGCATAGTTTTGTTAACCGCGGATCATATGGTATAAACATTTGTTGGGTAGGAAGAACCATTTACTAACCATTTGCTACTTTTGTTCGTCCACATATGCTCGTTGAGTAGTATGATGCCCCATGCAATCAAACGggcttaaaaataataatttgaacaAAACCCCAATCTCTATAATTTGTATGAATAAATTTTATGGGCTATCAATATGAGATAGGTTCACGATCTACAACTAGCTTTAGTATAATATCTATTACCTGGGCTGAAACTAAACTTAAGGCCTATCAATACCATTTATTTTTGGGTCGAATAACATtgttcaaaatttcaaatctccctggattttacatttattactattttaaatatataatctcTCTGGATTTTACTACCTTCATTAATATATAAATCTCCCTGGATCTccctatattttatatatacataaatgatatattatatggtttgataaaaaaatgatatattacacattaagaattaaaaaaaacaaaggaaacaaaattattttttgataattttcttgctttaaataaaataaagaatatttaaaaGAGAGATTCTCTAGATTTCCGTAAAAGATAAAATTCAACAAATAACTTTTTCTTTCCATTCACAGCAGACTAAACTGAATTagtgcctctctctctctctctctctctctctctctctctctctctctctctctctctctctctcttccttcatCATCTTCTCATTTATAGGTAcagtatatagatatattagagagagagaaaactaGGATTTTCTTCCGTGattttctctttctaaacaCTGTTCTACACGTAGTctgaaacaatacaaaaaattcTCCGACAAAATCTCTTTAAACTCATTTTCCTACTCGATCTCAGACACTGAAATAGAGAGAGGCATTCACTGTCCGAAAGGATTAAAACTTTGGCAAGAAGACGATGAAGAACAAGACCATTTTAggtctctccatcttcttcttcctactCTCTCTCGCCGCCGTGACATCAGATCTAGCAGCTGACAGACGAGCACTAATCGCTCTCCGTGACGGCGTCCACGGCCGTCCTCTGCTCTGGAACCTAACGGCGCCGCCGTGTACTTGGGGAGGAGTCCAATGCAATGCGGGTCGGGTCACAGCTCTCCGGTTACCCGGTGTGGGTTTATCCGGTCCGTTACCAATCGCAATCGGGAACTTAACTCAGCTCCATACCGTATCTTTCCGGTTTAACTCCTTAACCGGTACAATCCCTCCGGATTTCGCTAACCTGACTCTCCTCCGTTACCTTTACCTCCAAGGAAACGCGTTTTCAGGCGAGATTCCTTCGTTTCTCTTCACTTTACCTAACGTGATTCGAATCAACCTTGCTCAGAACAACTTCTCCGGTTCGATACCGGTTAACGTCAATTCGGCGAACCGGTTAGCTACTCTTTACTTGGAAGATAACCAGCTCACCGGTCCGATCCCTGAGATTAAGATCCCGTTGCAACAGTTTAATGTCTCGTCGAATCAGCTAAACGGGTCGATACCGGATCCGTTATCCGGTATGCCCAAAACCGCTTTTGAAGGTAACTCTCTATGTGGAAAGCCGTTAGCCGCGTGCTCCGGCACCGGAAACGGGACTGAGACAACCGGAAAAGGCAAAAGCGATAAGCTTTCAGCCGGAGCCATCGCCGGAATAGTGATTGCATGTGTCTTGGGGCTTGTCTTGCTCCTCTTGCTCCTGTTCTGTCTCtgcagaaagaagaagaagaaagagaacaaTGTGGAGTCGAGAAACATCGAAGCAGCAGCTCCAGTCCCAACCTCACTGGCCAAGGAAACTTCGGCGGTGGTGGCTAACGTCCCTCCTCCGCCGTTATCTGAAAACGGTGGACCAGCGAGTAAAGATTTGACCTTTTTCGTGAAATCGTTCGGGGAG comes from Brassica napus cultivar Da-Ae chromosome A10 unlocalized genomic scaffold, Da-Ae chrA10_Random_4, whole genome shotgun sequence and encodes:
- the LOC106371999 gene encoding probable inactive receptor kinase At5g16590, which codes for MKNKTILGLSIFFFLLSLAAVTSDLAADRRALIALRDGVHGRPLLWNLTAPPCTWGGVQCNAGRVTALRLPGVGLSGPLPIAIGNLTQLHTVSFRFNSLTGTIPPDFANLTLLRYLYLQGNAFSGEIPSFLFTLPNVIRINLAQNNFSGSIPVNVNSANRLATLYLEDNQLTGPIPEIKIPLQQFNVSSNQLNGSIPDPLSGMPKTAFEGNSLCGKPLAACSGTGNGTETTGKGKSDKLSAGAIAGIVIACVLGLVLLLLLLFCLCRKKKKKENNVESRNIEAAAPVPTSLAKETSAVVANVPPPPLSENGGPASKDLTFFVKSFGEFDLDGLLKASAEVLGKGTLGSSYKASFDHGLVVAVKRLRDVVVPEKEFREKMQALGSISHVNLVTLIAYYFSRDEKLVVFEYMSRGSLSALLHGNKGSGRSPLNWETRAGIALGAARAISYLHSRDATTSHGNIKSSNILLSESYEAKVSDYCLAPMISPTSTPNRIDGYRAPEVTDARRISQKADVYSFGVLILELLTGKSPTHQQLSEEGVDLPRWVSSISEQQSTSDVFDPELTRYQDGDNENMIRLLKIGISCTAQYPDSRPTMPEVTRLIEEVSRSSGSPGPLSD